The following are from one region of the Arachis duranensis cultivar V14167 chromosome 10, aradu.V14167.gnm2.J7QH, whole genome shotgun sequence genome:
- the LOC107468423 gene encoding LOW QUALITY PROTEIN: pentatricopeptide repeat-containing protein At4g31070, mitochondrial (The sequence of the model RefSeq protein was modified relative to this genomic sequence to represent the inferred CDS: deleted 1 base in 1 codon), which translates to MAVYEASASFNQRIKTLLSNGLYHQTFQLFRQLHFSGTHVNIFSVLPSLTKACSSAQCHAFGTALHCLALKTGSHSDHVVSNSVISMYAKFMDTESARKVFDTMPQRDPITWNSMINCYLYNGYLTEALQTLKGAHLLGLAPKPELMARVVSMCGRNVCSRIGKQIHALVIVDERVQQSESVIFXXXXXXXXXXXXXRCGESWMALHVFDGMDVKNEVTWTAIISGCTTNHHYGAAFACFRAMQAEGVIPESALIALLKACAESGFAKHGKEIHGYAFRHWFASSHNFSSALINMYCQCGESLHLAELVFEGSSFRDVVLWSSIIGSYAQRGDGYKALKLFNKMLGEETEPNHVALLEVISACTNLSSLKHGCSFHGYVLKFGFSSHISVGNALINMYAKCGYLDGSIKIFLEMPNRDSVSWSTLISAYGLHGCGDQALQLFHEMQERGVKSDAITLLAVLSACNHAGLVTEAQLVFKQASADCKIQLTLEHYACLIDLLGRSGKLEDAMETLRTMPMEPSARMWSSLVSSCKLHGRLDIAEILVPQLIRSEPNNAANYALLNMIYAEHGHWLGKRL; encoded by the exons ATGGCCGTTTATGAGGCCTCTGCTTCATTCAACCAACGCATCAAAACCTTGCTCTCGAACGGTCTTTATCACCAAACGTTTCAACTTTTCAGACAACTCCATTTCTCTGGCACCCATGTTAACATCTTCTCTGTTCTTCCATCACTCACCAAGGCGTGCTCCTCCGCCCAGTGCCACGCTTTCGGCACTGCCCTTCATTGCTTGGCTCTCAAGACAGGTTCTCACTCTGACCATGTTGTGTCCAATTCTGTCATCTCCATGTATGCAAAGTTTATGGATACTGAATCTGCACGGAAAGTGTTCGACACAATGCCTCAGAGAGACCCCATCACTTGGAATTCCATGATCAATTGTTATCTGTATAATGGGTACTTAACAGAAGCCTTGCAGACGTTGAAAGGTGCACACTTGCTCGGCCTTGCTCCGAAGCCGGAGCTGATGGCTAGAGTTGTGTCCATGTGTGGGAGAAATGTGTGTTCAAGGATAGGGAAACAGATTCATGCCCTTGTTATTGTTGATGAGAGGGTGCAGCAATCGGAGTCGGTGATTTTTNNNNNNNNNNNN NNNNNNNNNNNNNNNNNNNNNNNNNNCAGATGTGGCGAGTCTTGGATGGCTTTACATGTATTTGATGGAATGGATGTGAAGAATGAGGTTACTTGGACTGCAATCATATCTGGCTGCACTACTAATCATCATTATGGTGCTGCTTTTGCATGCTTTCGAGCAATGCAGGCTGAGGGAGTTATCCCAGAGAGTGCATTAATTGCTCTCTTAAAGGCTTGTGCCGAGTCAGGCTTTGCAAAGCATGGGAAGGAGATTCATGGTTATGCCTTCCGTCACTGGTTTGCATCAAGTCATAATTTTTCATCAGCTCTCATAAATATGTATTGCCAATGTGGAGAATCACTGCATCTTGCTGAGCTAGTTTTTGAAGGGTCAAGTTTTAGAGATGTGGTGCTATGGAGTTCAATCATTGGGAGCTATGCGCAAAGAGGGGATGGCTACAAAGCCTTAAAGCTATTTAACAAGATGCTGGGCGAGGAAACTGAACCAAATCATGTTGCTTTGCTCGAAGTAATCTCTGCCTGCACAAACTTATCTTCACTGAAACATGGTTGTTCATTCCATGGCTATGTCCTCAAATTTGGGTTTAGTTCACACATCTCTGTAGGGAATGCACTCATAAATATGTATGCCAAATGTGGTTATCTGGATGGCTCAATTAAGATATTCCTAGAAATGCCAAATAGAGACTCTGTTTCATGGAGCACTTTGATCAGTGCCTACGGTCTTCATGGATGTGGTGACCAAGCATTGCAACTTTTTCATGAAATGCAAGAGAGAGGAGTGAAGTCAGACGCAATTACCTTACTCGCCGTATTATCTGCTTGTAATCATGCCGGTCTTGTAACTGAGGCGCAACTGGTATTCAAACAAGCAAGTGCAGATtgtaaaattcaattaaccTTAGAGCACTATGCATGCCTAATTGATCTTCTTGGAAGGTCAGGCAAGCTTGAAGATGCAATGGAAACACTGAGAACCATGCCCATGGAACCAAGTGCAAGAATGTGGAGCTCTCTGGTATCCTCTTGTAAGCTTCATGGAAGATTGGACATTGCAGAAATACTAGTCCCACAGCTTATAAGATCAGAACCAAATAATGCTGCTAACTATGCATTGCTGAATATGATTTATGCCGAGCATGGTCATTGGCTTGGTAAGAGGTTATAG
- the LOC107468757 gene encoding anthocyanidin 3-O-glucosyltransferase 7, producing MANNTGHVAVFAFPFGSHPLPLFNLVLKLSHAAPNLSFSFISTQSSTQTLISKSPHNNINFISYNAHAPPPHQSLEMVNLFLQQATPQNLQKPIDMAVQQTNHRVTCIIADAFVLPSFLVAQNLSVPWIPVWAPLSSSLSAHFYTDIIRHNYNNSCSSLDFLPGLNMVRVEDLPEDVINGGENETLFSKTLASLGRVLPHAEAVVMNYFEELDPPMFVSDMRSKLKSMLYVGFLTLKLPLPPLPPSETDSTGCLSWLDTQGLRSVAYVSFGTVVTPPEKEIVAVAEALEESGFPFLWSLKEHAKKLLPEGFVERTKSKGKVVPWCPQSEVLGHGSVGVFVTHCGCNSVFESISNGVPMICRPFFGDQGMVGRMVEDVWKIGMRVENGIVLSKDWLVNGLNAIMVGEEGKKMRENAQILKKKIMDAASPGGKAPRHFTSLLQLILSFSHHC from the coding sequence ATGGCCAACAACACTGGACACGTGGCAGTTTTTGCTTTCCCCTTTGGAAGCCACCCCCTTCCTCTCTTCAACCTTGTCCTCAAACTCTCTCACGCTGCTCCTaatctctccttctccttcaTCTCCACCCAATCATCCACCCAGACTCTCATCTCAAAATCCCCACACAACAACATCAACTTCATCTCCTATAATGCTCACGCGCCACCACCTCATCAGTCTCTTGAGATGGTCAACCTTTTCCTTCAACAAGCCACCCCTCAAAACCTCCAAAAACCCATAGACATGGCCGTTCAACAAACAAACCACAGAGTAACATGCATCATTGCAGATGCTTTTGTTCTTCCTTCCTTCCTTGTTGCTCAGAATCTCAGTGTTCCATGGATCCCTGTTTGGGCTCCACTCTCATCTTCCCTCTCTGCACATTTCTACACTGATATCATACGCCACAATTATAACAATTCATGTTCTTCCTTGGATTTTCTTCCAGGTTTAAACATGGTACGTGTTGAGGATCTTCCAGAGGATGTGATCAACGGTGGAGAAAACGAGACTCTGTTTTCCAAGACTCTAGCTTCGTTAGGAAGGGTTTTACCTCACGCCGAAGCAGTGGTTATGAATTACTTTGAAGAACTAGACCCTCCTATGTTCGTTTCAGACATGAGGTCAAAGCTCAAATCCATGCTCTACGTCGGTTTCCTCACCCTGAAGCTGCCGCTGCCGCCGTTGCCGCCCTCTGAAACCGACTCAACCGGTTGCCTGTCGTGGCTGGACACGCAAGGTTTAAGATCCGTTGCATACGTAAGCTTCGGGACGGTGGTGACGCCGCCGGAAAAGGAGATAGTGGCTGTAGCAGAAGCACTGGAAGAGAGTGGTTTCCCATTCCTGTGGTCGTTAAAGGAGCATGCAAAGAAGCTTCTACCAGAAGGGTTTGTTGAGAGAACAAAAAGCAAAGGGAAAGTGGTTCCATGGTGTCCTCAGAGTGAGGTCTTGGGACATGGTAGTGTTGGGGTGTTTGTGACTCACTGTGGGTGTAACTCGGTGTTCGAGAGCATCTCTAATGGAGTACCCATGATTTGTAGGCCGTTTTTTGGGGATCAAGGAATGGTAGGGAGAATGGTGGAGGATGTGTGGAAGATCGGAATGAGAGTTGAAAATGGTATTGTGTTGAGCAAAGATTGGTTGGTGAATGGGTTGAATGCGATTATGGTtggagaagaggggaagaagatGAGGGAGAATGCTCAGAttctgaagaagaagattaTGGATGCAGCTTCTCCAGGAGGGAAGGCACCACGTCATTTCACCTCTTTGCTCCAActcattctttctttctctcatcATTGCTAG